The sequence TATTCTTGGAATAGAGGAAATCAACGATACGATCCAGGGGCTTGGATTCAGGCATACGCTACTTCAGAGAAAAATGTATGATATAAAAAGGTCGAGCCGTGGGATCCAGAATTACATAACTGCCTATGAAACAGGCAGGCTTCTAAAAATGATGTATGAGGGGACTCTTATAGACAGGCGGTCCAGCGAAGCAATGATTTCCATTCTTAAAAATCAGCAGCTTTGCAGTAAGATTCCTTTTTATCTGCAGGCCCTTGTGGAGAGTCCGGAGATTGCCCACAAGACAGGGGAAGATACGGGGATCACTCATGATGTGGGGATTATTTATGGAAAAGAACCGTTTTTGGTCTGCTTTTGCGGAAATGAGACGGATACCCCTGCTTTTGAAAGGGTCATGGCTGAGGTTTCCCTGGAATTATATAAGCAAGTCAATCATGACATTTAAGAAATTGGGGGAAAGCAATGAAGATTGTAAAGATAGAAACGGCAAAGGTCAATATTCCTCTTGTGACACCATTTAAAACAGCGTTACGAACGGTTGACAGCGTCAATGATATTGTGGTGAGGATCACAACGGATGACGGCCAGACTGGGTTCGGTGAGGCACCTCCTACGGCAGTGATTACCGGGGATACCCATGGCTCCATCCTTTCCGCCATTGAGGAATTCATTGCTCCGGCCATTATTGGAATGGAGATTGAAAACCTGGACGGGATCATGAAAAAACTTCATGGCTGTATACTGAAGAACAGTTCTGCAAAGGCTGCGGTGGATATGGCTGTTTATGACCTTTTTGCAAAGTCCTGCAGGAAACCTTTATATAAGATTCTGGGAGGCGGACGTAAGGAGATCGAGACGGATCTGACCATCAGTGTCAATCGCGTGGAAGAGATGGTGGCTGACAGCCTAAAGGCGGTTTCGCAGGGCTTTCGTATCCTGAAAATCAAAGTGGGAAAAGAGAGCAAAATGGATGTGGAGCGGATTCAGGCCATTCGTCAGGCGGTAGGGCCGGATATCAGGCTTCGCATTGATGCAAATCAGGGGTGGTCTGCCAAGGAAGCAGTAAAGATCATCCGGACGCTGGAAGATATGGGAATCGTCATGGATCTGGTGGAGCAGCCGGTAAATGCCCATGACTTTGAGGGGATGAAATTTGTCACCAGTCAGGTGTATACTCCCATCCTGGCGGATGAAAGCGTTTTTTCTCCTGAGGATGCCATAAGGATCATCAGGGAGCGGGCAGCGGATCTCATTAATATAAAGCTTATGAAGACCGGGGGGATCCATGAGGCTTTAAAAATCTGTGCCATTGCGGAAAGCTTTGGGATGGAGTGCATGATTGGGTGTATGCTGGAGAGTAAGATTGCAGTGAGCGCGGCAGCTCACCTAGCGGCCGGAAGGGGGATCATTACCAGGGCGGATTTAGATGGACCATCTCTTTGCAGGGAAGATCCATACATAGGAGGACCTGTTTTTGACGGACCTAAGATTGTTATGAATGAGGATCCTGGAATGGGAATCAGCAAAGTGGAAGCATTCTGGGACTAATGTAGTAAAAGGATACTAATCCCGTTTGGGTTAGAAATATTAGGAAAATGGAGGAGAATTTATGAAAAAAAGAAGACTGATGGCTGCGGCACTATGCGCAGTTCTGGCTGCTTCTACAGCATTAAGCGGCTGCGGCGGGAATAAGACGGCAGGAAAAGGTTCCCAGGCTGCAGGGAATGAAACAGGAGCAGCGGAGAGCGGAAATCCGGCTGTGTACACCAAGCTGTATGGTTCTGAAGCTACTACACTGAATTATCTCACGGCCTCATCGGAAAATGATAACAAAATAGGGGCCAACTGTGTGGATACCCTGATTGAATACGATAACAAAGGACAGATCAAGCCGGGACTTGCAACAGAATGGAGCTACGACGATGCCACGCTGACATGGACCTTTAAGCTGCGGGAGGCGAAATGGGTGGACAACACCGGAGCGGAAGTTGCGGATGTAACAGCCCAGGATTTTGTTGATGCCATGAAGTATGAGCTGACTCCTGAGTATGAAAGTGCAAACGTTCAGAACCTTTTTGGAGTTATAGCCAATGCGGAGAAATATTATAATGGTCTGGTATATAACAGCGGAGCCGATAAAGACGGAAAGGTCTGGGAGTCGATGGATTATTCAGAGGTAGGTGTAAAGGCGGTTGATGAACATACCCTTACTTATACTCTGGAAAAGGAAGTTCCTTATTTTCTTTCTTCCCTGGCCTACGTAGTATATATGCCGGCTTATGGCCCGCAGCTTGAGGAACTGGGAAAGGATTTCGGTACGGCTGCGGATAAGATGTACTATAATGGTGCGTTTTATCTGGAGGAGTTTTCTCCCCAGGAGAAGCATGTATTCAAAAAGAATGCTGCAAATTATGATGCAGATATAGTTTACATAAATGAAATTCAGGAGATCTATAATGCGGAATACAATACCATCGGGCCAGAAATGATAAAGCGCGGAGAAATTGATTACGCGGAGATTTCCTCTGACATTCTGGACAACTGGATGAGCAGCGAGGATACCAAGAATCTGGTCAGCCGTGAAAGGCCGAGAACCAGCTATTCCTATTTCTACAGCTTTAACTTTAATCCTCAGTTCGATGCTCAGTATGAACCGGATAACTGGAGAAAAGCGGTGAATAATGAGAATTTCCGCAAGGCATTATTTGCAGGCTTAAATAAGACAAAAGAAGTGGCAGTTCTGGAGCCGGCAGCTCCTGACGATTTTGTTATCAATTCCATTACACCGGCTAACTTTACCTTCAATGCGGACGGTACGGATTACACCACAGTGGGCGATATGGCATCCCTTGGGCAGTCCTTTAATGAGGCAAAGGCAAAGGAATACCGTGACCTGGCAAAGACAGAGCTTGCAGCTGAGGGTGTCACCTTCCCGGTAAAGGTGCTGATGCCCTATAATCCTTCCGAAGTCAACTGGGATAAGGAATGCCAGGTGGTGGAGCAGCAGATGGAAAGCCTGCTTGGCACGGATTTCATTGACATCATTGTAGAAGCAGGTCCTGCGGATGGATTCTTAACGGAAGTGCGCCGAAGCGGCAAGTTTGCACTGATGAAATGCAACTGGGGAGCTGATTACGCAGATCCGGAAACCTGGACCGATCCATTTTACCAGGCAAAGGGAGAAGATGGATATGACCTTGGATATAAGTACGGAAATATTGCAAAAGCCATAGAAGAGGGAACCCCTTCCGCCGATGCGGCAATGGAGTATTTTACTCTCATAGAGGCGGCTAAGGACATAAAGGTGGATATCAACGCCCGCTATGAGGCATTTGCCAAGGCGGAAGCAAGCCTGATTAACCATGCATTTGTATTGCCTTTCAGCATTTCTGTCAGCAAATATGTAGCCAACAAGCTGGATGTATTTGAAGGCCAGTATGCACCCTTTGGCGTATCAAATCTCAGGTATAAAGGCCAGCATCTTCTGGATCATTACGTTTCCATGGATGAGTTTAAGGCTAACAGGGAAGCAAACGCAAAATAAAACGGCAGGTATATACGCCGGACCATTGGCTGAGACGCTTATGGTCCGGCGGAAAAATACCGTCTGAAAAGGATGTGCCGGAGCTACATCTTCTTCCGAGGGTATTTTTAAAAGAAAACACAAAGGAGCCGAGAAACAGATGTTAAAGTATTTAGGTAAACGAATCGCACGTTCATTTCTTACACTGATCATCATTCTGACCGCGGTGTTCTGTCTGCTACGCCTGATGCCCATCGAGGGATATTTCCAGAACTTTGATAAAATGACGCCTCAGCAGATCCAGGTAGGTTTAAATGAGATGGGGCTTACGGATCCTCTGCCGATCCAGGTGGTCCGCTTTTTTAAAGACCTTCTTCACGGGGATCTGGGCGTATCCAGGATCTATCGTTCCAATGTCCCTGTGTCTGATATTTTAAAGGATAAGGTCCCTGTCTCTGTGAAACTTGGGATCTGGTCCATGGCGCTCTCTCTTCTTGTAGGACTTCCCATGGGGGCCTTGATGGCGCGGTATAAATACAGGTGGTTCGATAAGATCGGAACTCTTTTCATTGTCTGTATCCAGGCAGTTCCTGCTGCTGTTTATTTTCTGTATATCCAGCTCTACGGCACCAAGCTGATGGGGGTGGGATTGTTATTTCAGATCAATGATCCGAAATACTGGGTTCTTCCGGTTGTTTCCATGTCCCTTGGAAATATAGCCTTTTATGGCATGTGGCTGAGGCGGTATATGGTGGATGAAAGCAATAAGGATTATGTGAAGTTAGCTAAGGCAAAGGGAATGTCAGAGGGCGGAGTCATGTTTAAGCATATTTTCCGCAACGCCTTTGTTCCTTTGGCTCAGTATATTCCTACTGCATTTTTAAATACAGTGATTGGATCCATTTATATTGAATCCCTGTACAGTATTCCGGGAATGGGAGGGCTTCTTGTAACGGTGATTAAAAAGCATGATAATACCATGGTTCAGGGCATTGTCCTGCTCTATGCCTGCGTAGGTGTTTTGGGACTTTT is a genomic window of Lacrimispora sphenoides containing:
- a CDS encoding serine hydrolase — its product is MKDEIIKKLERIPGKISFLYEDLKTGEGFAYHEQEPMMAASVIKLFVMAAAFEKSKKGTFQMDKLFPVKREDCVPSCGALTYLHDGILVTGLDLVTLMIIFSDNTATNILIDILGIEEINDTIQGLGFRHTLLQRKMYDIKRSSRGIQNYITAYETGRLLKMMYEGTLIDRRSSEAMISILKNQQLCSKIPFYLQALVESPEIAHKTGEDTGITHDVGIIYGKEPFLVCFCGNETDTPAFERVMAEVSLELYKQVNHDI
- a CDS encoding peptide ABC transporter substrate-binding protein; the protein is MKKRRLMAAALCAVLAASTALSGCGGNKTAGKGSQAAGNETGAAESGNPAVYTKLYGSEATTLNYLTASSENDNKIGANCVDTLIEYDNKGQIKPGLATEWSYDDATLTWTFKLREAKWVDNTGAEVADVTAQDFVDAMKYELTPEYESANVQNLFGVIANAEKYYNGLVYNSGADKDGKVWESMDYSEVGVKAVDEHTLTYTLEKEVPYFLSSLAYVVYMPAYGPQLEELGKDFGTAADKMYYNGAFYLEEFSPQEKHVFKKNAANYDADIVYINEIQEIYNAEYNTIGPEMIKRGEIDYAEISSDILDNWMSSEDTKNLVSRERPRTSYSYFYSFNFNPQFDAQYEPDNWRKAVNNENFRKALFAGLNKTKEVAVLEPAAPDDFVINSITPANFTFNADGTDYTTVGDMASLGQSFNEAKAKEYRDLAKTELAAEGVTFPVKVLMPYNPSEVNWDKECQVVEQQMESLLGTDFIDIIVEAGPADGFLTEVRRSGKFALMKCNWGADYADPETWTDPFYQAKGEDGYDLGYKYGNIAKAIEEGTPSADAAMEYFTLIEAAKDIKVDINARYEAFAKAEASLINHAFVLPFSISVSKYVANKLDVFEGQYAPFGVSNLRYKGQHLLDHYVSMDEFKANREANAK
- a CDS encoding ABC transporter permease; translation: MLKYLGKRIARSFLTLIIILTAVFCLLRLMPIEGYFQNFDKMTPQQIQVGLNEMGLTDPLPIQVVRFFKDLLHGDLGVSRIYRSNVPVSDILKDKVPVSVKLGIWSMALSLLVGLPMGALMARYKYRWFDKIGTLFIVCIQAVPAAVYFLYIQLYGTKLMGVGLLFQINDPKYWVLPVVSMSLGNIAFYGMWLRRYMVDESNKDYVKLAKAKGMSEGGVMFKHIFRNAFVPLAQYIPTAFLNTVIGSIYIESLYSIPGMGGLLVTVIKKHDNTMVQGIVLLYACVGVLGLLLGDLLMVLLDPRISLGKKEGDR
- a CDS encoding dipeptide epimerase encodes the protein MKIVKIETAKVNIPLVTPFKTALRTVDSVNDIVVRITTDDGQTGFGEAPPTAVITGDTHGSILSAIEEFIAPAIIGMEIENLDGIMKKLHGCILKNSSAKAAVDMAVYDLFAKSCRKPLYKILGGGRKEIETDLTISVNRVEEMVADSLKAVSQGFRILKIKVGKESKMDVERIQAIRQAVGPDIRLRIDANQGWSAKEAVKIIRTLEDMGIVMDLVEQPVNAHDFEGMKFVTSQVYTPILADESVFSPEDAIRIIRERAADLINIKLMKTGGIHEALKICAIAESFGMECMIGCMLESKIAVSAAAHLAAGRGIITRADLDGPSLCREDPYIGGPVFDGPKIVMNEDPGMGISKVEAFWD